TCGCCGATATGGCACTGGTTGGTTTCGTCATGCGCGTGCAGCTTAGTCGAACGCTTAACGTATTTACCGTAGATCGGGTGCTTTACGCGACGCTCGATCAGTACGGTGATGGTCTTGTCCATTTTGTCGCTGACGACACGGCCAGTCAGCGTGCGGACGGTTTTTTCAGCTTCAGCCATGATCACTTACCTGCCTGCTGGTTGAGCACAGTTTTCACGCGAGCGATGTCACGCTTAACTTGCGAGAGCAGGTGCGACTGCCCCAACTGGCCAGTTGCTTTCTGCATGCGCAGATTGAACTGGTCGCGCAGCAGGCCGAGCAGTTGCTCGTTCAGCTGCTGTGCTGATTTTTCACGAAGTTCATTCGCTTTCATCACATCACCGTCCGCTTAACAAAGGAGGTGGCGAGTGGCAGCTTCGCAGCAGCCAGGGCAAAAGCCTCACGCGCCAGCTCTTCAGAAACACCCTCGATCTCGTACAGGACTTTGCCTGGCTGGATCTGAGCAACCCAGTATTCAACCGAACCCTTACCTTTACCCATCCGCACTTCGAGAGGCTTCTTGGTGACCGGCTTGTCCGGGAACACACGGATCCAGATCTTGCCGCCACGTTTTACGTGACGGGTCAGGGCACGACGTGCCGACTCGATCTGACGAGCGGTGAGACGACCGCGGGAAACAGCTTTCAGCGCGAACTCGCCGAAGCTGACCTTGCTACCGCGCAGAGCCAGACCACGGTTGTGGCCGGTCATTTGCTTGCGGAACTTCGTACGCTTTGGTTGCAACATTTGGCGTACCCCTTACTTGGCAGCTTTTTTACGAGGCGCTGGCGCTTGAGGCTTCAGCTCTTCCTGGCGACCACCAATCACTTCGCCTTTGAAGATCCAAACCTTGACACCGATCACACCGTAGGTGGTGTGCGCTTCGTAAGTGGCATAGTCAATGTCGGCACGCAGGGTGTGCAGAGGCACACGACCTTCGCGATACCATTCAGTACGTGCGATTTCAGCACCGCCGAGACGACCGCTCACCTGAATCTTGATGCCTTTGGCACCGATGCGGATGGCGTTCTGTACGGCGCGCTTCATGGCGCGACGGAACATGACACGACGCTCCAGCTGCTGAGCTACGCTCTGGGCAACCAGCATACCGTCGAGCTCCGGCTTGCGGATCTCTTCGATATTGATGTGCACAGGCACACCCATTTGCTTGGTCAGGTCCTGACGCAGTTTTTCAACATCTTCACCTTTCTTGCCGATCACGATGCCGGGACGAGCGGTGTGGATGGTGATGCGTGCTGTCTGAGCCGGACGATGGATATCGATACGGCTAACGGACGCGCTTTTTAGTTTGTCCTGGAGGTACTCACGCACTTGCAGATCTGCCAGCAGGTAGTCTGCGTAAGTGCTGCCGTCTGCGTACCAGACGGAGGTGTGCTCCTTGACGATTCCCAGGCGAATGCCAATGGGATGTACTTTCTGACCCATCTCTTCGACTCCGTTACTTGTCAGCAACCTTGACAGTGATATGGCAAGACCGCTTGACGATGCGATCAGCACGGCCTTTGGCACGTGGCATGATGCGCTTCAGCGAACGCCCTTCGTTGACGAAAACGGTGGAGACCTTCAGGTCATCAACGTCTGCGCCTTCGTTATGCTCGGCGTTGGCTACGGCCGACTCCAGCACTTTTTTCAGGATCTCGGCGGCTTTCTTACTGCTGAAAGCCAGCAGGTTGAGCGCTTCGCCCACCTTCTTCCCGCGGATCTGGTCGGCGACCAAGCGGGCTTTCTGGGCGGAGATTCGAGCGCCCGACAACTTAGCGGCTACTTCCATCGTTCCTTACCCCTTAACGCTTGGCTTTCTTGTCTGCCACGTGCCCGCGATAAGTACGGGTACCGGCAAACTCGCCCAGTTTATGGCCGACCATGTCTTCACTTACCAGAACCGGTACGTGTTGACGGCCGTTGTGTACAGCGATGGTCAGACCGACCATTTGTGGCAGGATCATCGAACGACGAGACCAGGTCTTAACTGGTTTGCGATCGTTCTTTTCCGCCGCCACTTCGATCTTCTTCAGTAGGTGAAGATCAATAAAAGGACCTTTTTTCAGAGAACGTGGCACTGTCGTATCCCTCTATTTACTTGCGACGACGGACGATCATTTTGTCGGTACGCTTATTACCACGGGTTTTGGCACCCTTGGTTGGGAAGCCCCATGGCGATACCGGATGACGACCACCGGAGGTACGACCTTCACCACCACCGTGTGGGTGGTCAACCGGGTTCATGGCAACACCACGAACGGTTGGGCGAACGCCACGCCAGCGCTTGGCACCAGCTTTACCCAGCGAACGCAGGCTGTGCTCGGAGTTCGAGACTTCACCCAGGGTCGCGCGGCACTCGGCCAGGACTTTGCGCATTTCGCCGGAGCGCAGACGCAGAGTCACGTAGACGCCTTCACGAGCGACCAGCTGGGCGGAAGCGCCAGCGGAGCGAGCGATCTGGGCACCTTTGCCAGGCTTCAGTTCGATAGCGTGTACGGTGCTACCAACAGGGATGTTGCGCAGCTGCAGGGTGTTACCGGCCTTGATAGGGGCCAGAGCACCGGAGATCAGCTGGTCGCCAGCGCTCACGCCTTTAGGGGCGATGATGTAGCGACGCTCGCCATCTGCATAACGCAGCAGGGCGATGTGAGCAGTACGGTTCGGGTCGTATTCGATACGCTCGACGATGGCAGCGATGCCATCCTTGTCGTTGCGACGGAAGTCGACCAGACGGTAATGCTGCTTATGACCACCACCAACGTGACGAGTAGTGATGCGGCCATTGTTGTTACGACCACCAGACTTCGATTTCTTCTCGAGCAGCGGTGCGTGAGGAGCGCCTTTGTGCAGCCCCTGGTTGACCACCTTGACCACAAAACGGCGGCCAGGGGAAGTCGGTTTGCATTTAACGATTGCCATGATGCACCCCTTCCTTACTCAGCACTGCTGCTGAAATCGAGATCTTGGCCTGGCTGAAGGGAGATAACTGCCTTCTTCCAGTCATTGCGCTTGCCCAGACCGCGAGCAGTACGCTTAGTCTTACCCAGAACGTTCAGGGTAGTGACGCGTTCTACTTTCACGCTGAACAGAGCCTCAACGGCCTTCTTGATTTCCAGCTTGGTTGCGTCGGTGGCAACTTTGAAAACGAACTGACCTTTCTTGTCAGCCAGAACTGTGGCCTTCTCGGATACGTGCGGGCCAAGCAGAACTTTAAATACGCGTTCCTGGTTCATCCCAGCAGCTCCTCGAATTTCTTCACGGCCGACACGGTGATAAGAACCTTGTCGTAGGCGATCAGACTGACCGGATCGGAACCCTGGACGTCACGTACGTCGACGTGCGGCAGGTTGCGAGCAGCCAGGTACAGATTCTGGTCAACGGCGTCGGAAACGATCAGCACGTCGGTCAGGCCCAGACCATTCAGTTTACCCAGCAGGTCTTTGGTTTTCGGCGCTTCGACAGCGAAGTCCTGAACCACGACCAGACGGTCGGTACGAACCAGCTCAGCGAGGATGGAGCGCAGTGCAGCGCGGTACATCTTCTTGTTGAGCTTCTGGGAGTGATCCTGAGGACGAGCAGCGAAGGTGGTACCACCGCCGCGCCACAGTGGGCTACGGATAGTACCGGCACGAGCGCGGCCAGTACCTTTCTGACGCCATGGGCGCTTACCGCCACCAGCAACGTCGGAACGGCTCTTCTGCTGCTTGCTGCCCTGACGGCCGCCAGCCATGTAGGCCACGACTGCCTGGTGCACCAGGGTCTCGTTGAATTCGCCGCCAAATGTCAGTTCGGAAACTTCGATGGCTTGAGCGTCATTTACGTTTAATTGCATGTCAGCTTCCCCTTAACCGCGAGCCTTGGCTGCTGGACGTACAACCAGGTTGCCGCCAGTAGCGCCAGGAACAGCGCCCTTGACCAACAACAGATTGCGTTCAGCGTCCACGCGCACTACTTCAAGGGATTGCACGGTCACGCGCTCAGCGCCCATATGACCGGACATTTTCTTGCCCTTGAATACACGACCAGGAGTCTGGCACTGGCCGATAGAGCCTGGGACGCGGTGGGAGACGGAGTTGCCGTGGGTGTTATCTTGGCCGCGGAAGTTCCAGCGCTTGATAGTACCCGCGAAACCCTTACCTTTGGACTGACCGGTCACATCGACCAGTTGACCAGCAGCGAAGATTTCGGCATTGATCAGATCGCCAGCCTTGTATTCGCCTTCTTCAAGACGGAATTCCAGGACGGTACGACCTGCAGCAACGTTCGCCTTGGCGAAGTGACCCGCTTGAGCAGCGGTCACGCGCGAAGCACGACGCTCACCGACAGTGACTTGCACTGCACGATAGCCATCGGTTTCTTCGGTTTTGAACTGAGTGACGCGATTCGGCTCGATCTCGATGACCGTGACCGGAATGGAGACACCTTCTTCGGTGAAAATGCGGGTCATGCCGCACTTACGACCGACTACACCAATAGTCATGTTGTAAACCTCATGAGTGTACGGGGCTTTCACCCGCTATGGCCGCCCATTTCAGAGCGTTACACGACCAAGACCCGAGTCTTAGCCGAGGCTGATCTGTACTTCCACGCCGGCCGCAAGGTCGAGCTTCATCAGCGCGTCAACGGTTTTATCCGTTGGCTGGACGATGTCCAAAACACGCTTATGAGTACGGATCTCGTACTGGTCACGCGCGTCTTTGTTGACGTGCGGGGAAACCAGAACGGTGAACCGCTCTTTGCGGGTAGGCAGTGGAATAGGACCACGCACCTGTGCCCCAGTACGTTTCGCGGTTTCCACGATTTCCTGGGTTGATTGGTCGATCAGGCGATGGTCAAAAGCCTTCAACCTGATACGGATTTGCTGATTTTGCATTGGATTCCAGACTCCGATTGCTATCCCACCGAGCGCAATACGCCCGTTAAAAGGAGGCGCAATTCTATAGATGCCCCAAGGTAGTGTCAACCCAATAAAAAAGCCCCCGCAGGGCGGGGGCTTTTCAAATCGATCGCGGATTAGGCGATGATTTTGGCTACAACGCCAGCACCAACGGTACGGCCGCCTTCACGGATGGCGAAACGCAGACCGTCTTCCATCGCGATTGGCTTGATCAGGGTGACTTCCATCTGGATGTTGTCACCTGGCATTACCATTTCAACGCCTTCTGGCAGTTCGCAGGAACCAGTCACGTCAGTAGTACGGAAGTAGAACTGAGGACGGTAGCCTTTGAAGAAAGGAGTGTGACGACCACCCTCTTCCTTGCTCAGAACGTAGACTTCAGCCACGAACTTGGTGTGAGGCTTGATGGTGCCTGGCTTGGCCAGAACCTGACCACGCTCAACGTCGTCACGCTTGGTGCCACGCAGCAGAACGCCGCAGTTCTCGCCAGCACGACCTTCGTCCAGCAGCTTGCGGAACATTTCAACGCCGGTGCAGGTGGTCTTGGTGGTGTCACGCAGACCAACGATCTCGACTTCTTCCTGGATCTTGATGATGCCACGCTCAACACGACCGGTAACAACGGTACCGCGGCCGGAGATCGAGAACACGTCTTCGATTGGCATCAGGAAGGTCTTGTCGATAGCACGCTCAGGCTCTGGGATGTAGGTGTCCAGAGTCTCAACCAGCTTCTTGACAGCCGAAGTACCCATTTCGTTGGTGTCTTCGCCGTTCAGAGCCATCAGAGCCGAACCGATGATGATCGGAGTGTCGTCACCTGGGAAGTCGTAGGTGCTCAGCAGGTCGCGAACTTCCATCTCGACCAGTTCCAGCAGCTCAGCGTCGTCAACCATGTCAGCCTTGTTCAGGAAGACAACGATGTACGGAACGCCAACCTGACGGGACAGCAGGATGTGCTCACGAGTTTGTGGCATCGGACCATCGGCAGCCGAGCAGACCAGGATAGCGCCGTCCATCTGGGCAGCACCGGTGATCATGTTCTTGACGTAGTCGGCGTGGCCTGGGCAGTCAACGTGCGCGTAGTGACGAATGTTGGAGTCGTACTCTACGTGAGCAGTGTTGATGGTGATACCACGAGCTTTTTCTTCTGGGGCGCTGTCGATCTTGTCGAAGTCAACGCGAGCCGAACCGAAAACTTCGGAGCAAACGCGAGTCAGAGCAGCGGTCAGAGTGGTTTTACCGTGGTCAACGTGACCGATGGTGCCAACGTTGACGTGCGGTTTGTTACGTTCAAATTTTTCTTTAGCCACGACAGTGAACTCCTAGCCTAAAGGGGGTTGAATCAACCTTGTTTTTTGACGAGCGCTTCGACGATGTTCGACGGAGCTTCAGCGTATTTGGAGAATTCCATGGAGTAGCTCGCGCGACCCTGAGACATGGAACGAACGTCGGTCGCATAACCGAACATTTCTCCGAGCGGCACTTCAGCACGGATAACCTTGCCGGAGACCGAGTCTTCCATACCCTGGATCAGACCACGACGACGGTTCAGGTCACCCATCACGTCACCCATGTAGTCCTCAGGGGTCACCACCTCGACCTTCATGATCGGCTCAAGCACCTTACCACCGCCCTTCTGGGCCAGTTGCTTGGTCGCCATGGAAGCAGCGATCTTGAACGCCATCTCGTTGGAGTCGACGTCGTGGTAGGAACCATCGAACACGGTAGCCTTCAGGCCGATCAGCGGATAGCCGGCAACGACGCCGTTCTTCATCTGCTCTTCGATACCCTTCTGGATCGCAGGGATGTATTCCTTCGGAACCACACCGCCAACGACTTCGTTGGTGAAGACCAGACCTTCGGTGATGTTGCCCTTGTCGTCCACGTCCGGAGTCGAGAAGCGAATCCAGCAGTGACCGAACTGACCGCGACCACCGGACTGACGAACGAACTTGCCTTCGATCTCGACAGCGTCCTTGGTGATGGTTTCACGGTAGGAAACCTGCGGCTTACCGATGTTGGCTTCTACGTTGAACTCGCGCTTCATGCGGTCAACGAGAATGTCCAGGTGCAGCTCACCCATACCGGAGATGATGGTCTGACCGGTCTCTTCGTCGGTCTTGACGCGGAACGAAGGGTCTTCCTGGGCCAGTTTGCCCAGAGCGATACCCATCTTCTCCTGGTCAGCCTTGGTCTTCGGCTCTACAGCAACCGAAATCACAGGCTCTGGGAAGTCCATACGCTCGAGGATGATTGGCTTCTCGATGTCGCACAGGGTGTCACCAGTGGTCACATCCTTCATACCGATCAGGGCCGCGATGT
The Pseudomonas sp. DTU_2021_1001937_2_SI_NGA_ILE_001 DNA segment above includes these coding regions:
- the rplW gene encoding 50S ribosomal protein L23; the protein is MNQERVFKVLLGPHVSEKATVLADKKGQFVFKVATDATKLEIKKAVEALFSVKVERVTTLNVLGKTKRTARGLGKRNDWKKAVISLQPGQDLDFSSSAE
- the rpsJ gene encoding 30S ribosomal protein S10, which codes for MQNQQIRIRLKAFDHRLIDQSTQEIVETAKRTGAQVRGPIPLPTRKERFTVLVSPHVNKDARDQYEIRTHKRVLDIVQPTDKTVDALMKLDLAAGVEVQISLG
- the rplD gene encoding 50S ribosomal protein L4 → MQLNVNDAQAIEVSELTFGGEFNETLVHQAVVAYMAGGRQGSKQQKSRSDVAGGGKRPWRQKGTGRARAGTIRSPLWRGGGTTFAARPQDHSQKLNKKMYRAALRSILAELVRTDRLVVVQDFAVEAPKTKDLLGKLNGLGLTDVLIVSDAVDQNLYLAARNLPHVDVRDVQGSDPVSLIAYDKVLITVSAVKKFEELLG
- the rplV gene encoding 50S ribosomal protein L22, with protein sequence MEVAAKLSGARISAQKARLVADQIRGKKVGEALNLLAFSSKKAAEILKKVLESAVANAEHNEGADVDDLKVSTVFVNEGRSLKRIMPRAKGRADRIVKRSCHITVKVADK
- the rplP gene encoding 50S ribosomal protein L16, which codes for MLQPKRTKFRKQMTGHNRGLALRGSKVSFGEFALKAVSRGRLTARQIESARRALTRHVKRGGKIWIRVFPDKPVTKKPLEVRMGKGKGSVEYWVAQIQPGKVLYEIEGVSEELAREAFALAAAKLPLATSFVKRTVM
- the tuf gene encoding elongation factor Tu; protein product: MAKEKFERNKPHVNVGTIGHVDHGKTTLTAALTRVCSEVFGSARVDFDKIDSAPEEKARGITINTAHVEYDSNIRHYAHVDCPGHADYVKNMITGAAQMDGAILVCSAADGPMPQTREHILLSRQVGVPYIVVFLNKADMVDDAELLELVEMEVRDLLSTYDFPGDDTPIIIGSALMALNGEDTNEMGTSAVKKLVETLDTYIPEPERAIDKTFLMPIEDVFSISGRGTVVTGRVERGIIKIQEEVEIVGLRDTTKTTCTGVEMFRKLLDEGRAGENCGVLLRGTKRDDVERGQVLAKPGTIKPHTKFVAEVYVLSKEEGGRHTPFFKGYRPQFYFRTTDVTGSCELPEGVEMVMPGDNIQMEVTLIKPIAMEDGLRFAIREGGRTVGAGVVAKIIA
- the rpsC gene encoding 30S ribosomal protein S3 — translated: MGQKVHPIGIRLGIVKEHTSVWYADGSTYADYLLADLQVREYLQDKLKSASVSRIDIHRPAQTARITIHTARPGIVIGKKGEDVEKLRQDLTKQMGVPVHINIEEIRKPELDGMLVAQSVAQQLERRVMFRRAMKRAVQNAIRIGAKGIKIQVSGRLGGAEIARTEWYREGRVPLHTLRADIDYATYEAHTTYGVIGVKVWIFKGEVIGGRQEELKPQAPAPRKKAAK
- the rplC gene encoding 50S ribosomal protein L3, which encodes MTIGVVGRKCGMTRIFTEEGVSIPVTVIEIEPNRVTQFKTEETDGYRAVQVTVGERRASRVTAAQAGHFAKANVAAGRTVLEFRLEEGEYKAGDLINAEIFAAGQLVDVTGQSKGKGFAGTIKRWNFRGQDNTHGNSVSHRVPGSIGQCQTPGRVFKGKKMSGHMGAERVTVQSLEVVRVDAERNLLLVKGAVPGATGGNLVVRPAAKARG
- the rpmC gene encoding 50S ribosomal protein L29, with the translated sequence MKANELREKSAQQLNEQLLGLLRDQFNLRMQKATGQLGQSHLLSQVKRDIARVKTVLNQQAGK
- the rplB gene encoding 50S ribosomal protein L2 gives rise to the protein MAIVKCKPTSPGRRFVVKVVNQGLHKGAPHAPLLEKKSKSGGRNNNGRITTRHVGGGHKQHYRLVDFRRNDKDGIAAIVERIEYDPNRTAHIALLRYADGERRYIIAPKGVSAGDQLISGALAPIKAGNTLQLRNIPVGSTVHAIELKPGKGAQIARSAGASAQLVAREGVYVTLRLRSGEMRKVLAECRATLGEVSNSEHSLRSLGKAGAKRWRGVRPTVRGVAMNPVDHPHGGGEGRTSGGRHPVSPWGFPTKGAKTRGNKRTDKMIVRRRK
- the rpsQ gene encoding 30S ribosomal protein S17, with product MAEAEKTVRTLTGRVVSDKMDKTITVLIERRVKHPIYGKYVKRSTKLHAHDETNQCHIGDKVTIRETRPVAKTKSWALVEIVERAVEV
- the rpsS gene encoding 30S ribosomal protein S19; the encoded protein is MPRSLKKGPFIDLHLLKKIEVAAEKNDRKPVKTWSRRSMILPQMVGLTIAVHNGRQHVPVLVSEDMVGHKLGEFAGTRTYRGHVADKKAKR